The genomic stretch tgttgtcTTGATCCTTGTGCTTCAGCATACTTTGTCTGTCAAGCCAAAGGGAGTAAACTATATTCAGGAATACAGTCCAAACGGAACAGGAAGGAAGGCACATCACCTAAAGTGCAGCCACCGTGCATCACCCTTCGCTGACATTGACTCACACATGGCATAAACAAACAAGGACAGCAGAGACAtcaaagtaataaaaaaaacgcCTGTTAGGACCTCTAGCCTGCCACTCACCGCCTCCTCATGTTCCTTCCAACAGTCGTAGTCTGTTGCCATGGCGATGCTGGCATAGCACAAGCCGGCCTCCTTGGCGAGGATCACCTCTGGCACAGtggtcatgttgatgacgtcggcaCCCCACTGGCGGAACATCAGGCTCTCAGCCCGCGATGAGAAGCGGGGCCCCTCGATTGTCAGCATAGTCCCTCGCACATGGCACTTAATCCCAAGGGTCCGCGCCACCTCCACCAAAACCTGCACCAGGACAGAGAGTTAGTAACTGTCTCCTTAAGGCCAGTgacagaggagggggggggggggactgttGACACAGTTATAATGCATTCATAACAAACTCTATCCTGCTGTGTTGAAGGAAGGAATAAAAACTTATTTTTATGGATCCACTCCACTGCAATCTCAGTTGGctctatttaaaaaatgtattcgAGTTTTTAACCATCAATTCCAAATGATTGTTATACACCAATGACAACAATGACCTGCATCTCATCCAGGTTAGTGTTTACTCACATAACATCATTTCTATCAAATTATTGCGTTTGCTCTAACGTTACTGTGCAATGTTCACGTGAAACTGATTAAGAGTTTCATTTGAGACTGATTTTATAGAAACAAATAATTGTACAAAGTGTCAGGGTAGCAACTGAACGACAAGGGATATGTGGTACTTAAGACTCACCTCTCTGGTTCTGTTGCAGAAGGGTTCAGCCATGGGGATGTGACACACTCCTGGGGGACTGGTAGGCTGTCCATCATGCAGCGTCTGAGCTCTCTTGGTAGTCCTGGACAAAAGAAGTAAACAGCACTGATAGTTATTGTCAAGGCAACATGAGCAACAATTCAGATGCAGACGTAGCTGGGTTAAGTTTTTGTGGATCAACCAAATCCATATGAAATTGCagtttagtttatttgttttgcaaatCTCAACCTTAATTATGGTGCTGTCCagataaataaatcacatttctacagttttatttcttttaaaacatgtaaCTTTATGTCAGATTGAAGAAGTTAAAAAACTTTCAAATACTAACAGACTAAAACTGATATCAAGAACCAAGCATTAAGTAATAGTTATTGATGTCACAATCATAATCTAAACAGTTTGCCCGTTTAAAATCTTCTAAAGCAGCCACAATTTTAGTGAAAGACTGCAGGTTTATCAGAGTGGATGAATTTCTATTCTATTTAACATGTTATGAACAGTCCTTTCACAGCTTTCCAGGGCTATAATGAAAGCATTTAcagacaccagcagcagcctggTCTCTTGCACCTCGGCAACAATGGTTGTTCAATTCACATTTCTGCTGAGTCAGTGGAGTTCCACCAGGCACGGCGCCAGCATGCCTCCCTTCAGTTCTGTATGGAGACGGGTCGGGAGACCACAAGAGACTGACTCAATTAGCCCAGTGACCTGAGAAAATTCAAGATTCTGTGTCTGCCTGCATCTCTTCAGCTTGTTTGCTACAAACTGAATTATATTTAGCATGTGCAGTTCTGTAAAGGTATGTAGATCATTGCATAATCAAAAATAATTCAGTCTTGTAAAGTCTTTTGTACAGCATACAacaccctctgtcctcagacAATCGATATGGATAAGGAAAACTCTCCCCCAAAAGAGAAattaatgagagaaaaaagggcTTGTCTATGGCATATCTTTGGGTTTCTTCTATTTTCCCAGGGATTACCTAGTCATACCACAATTATCTCAAACATCCAAAATATGAATCTCTCCATTGACGGTAATCTTTCAAGTTGATGCCCAACCCCATCTCTTACTCATAACGCTGGCAGCAGAAGACTTAACTCAGTGTTTAAATAGTTTGAGCCAGCTGCAGCTCCACCctgctgcaaaaagaaaaaaatcaagaacAGCAGTGTGTGAGATATAAACTATGAGCAGAGGACAATGCCTATTTATGTTATAGAAATCGAGTTATCCTGGCATTTCATTAGTAATGCGATTTCAGAATGGCTGTTGCAAATAATGGCTCCCACCACCTATCATTATCAACTGGTCACATTATTCCTAAAATGCAAAAAGGATCTGCtacagaaaaataacaagaaGATCCATATGGGGAAACTTCCAAGATCAATTTGCATAATCCAATAATCAAGAGTGTTATGTGTATGGTGTTTAGaacagaataaaataacaataatatccTAGTCAAGCATATAaagagtttttccttttttttatgagaAGTATTTGAATAGATCAGATCATTTTTGGCTTACCATCAAGATTAACTTTGGTAATAAACAAAGttaatatgaaaaacaaaaaacaacctggACAAAGTCAGCTGCACTAACTTGTTGACATTGAGAAAAAGTATGCAGCCAGAGCTGGCATAACaattgtgacatcatcacagctaGGCCTTCAGAAAACATGTTGTCACATGCTGTTGGACAAGTCTGAACAAGTCCCAACAAGAAACTTCCTCATCTCTGATAAATAGATGTTGTATGTGCTCACTTGATGTAGGTACTAGTTGAGCTATTCATCGGCTTCACCAACACAGGCAGGCATAACCACAGGCAGCGTGACGGAGGCGATTAAAAGTGTACTGGAGAAaacagtgacacaactgtgagAAGGCAGCTTAACCAGCTGGGTGCCAACTCATTGGTAACAAAATAAGCCATCCTATTTAAACCGCACATATCGAGTCATTTAAAGGAATTTGTGCAATCAGCTAACAGAGAGCACAACACTCCCACAGGGTCATGCTACACGGAAAGTATATATGCATTTGCCTGGAGGGCACACACTGCTTAGTTTTCCCATGTCAATAAATGAGAAACATACTCTTGGGTTTACCAGCAAGTGTGACTAACTCTGAGTGTCACTTGCTGGTGATTAAAACCAAGAAATACAAGATTATTTACAAGGGTTGTGCTGTGGCTGGTATTTATTACAGATGTCAAAGAATTAGTCAAGCTAGTTAATTTGGGGTCAGTTCTGAGTATCAAAACCACAATGCCACATTCAATATCACCCTTAAATCATTATTTTGTAGAGCTTCAAGGAGACCTTTTacgtttttccttttccttggTTGGTTCTTGGGCATGTAAAATTCCCAAGTAACCACAACAGTAGCTCCCatctcacacagaaaacactgctccatGTCTGAAACACCTCATCAGCAGTCCCGCCTTTAACTCTTCTTCTTGACATCACTTCCTCGCCATCTCACACATTTGCTGAATATTCACAGTAAAAATGAAGATAACTGGTATCTGAAAATGCAACAGAgcagaccagagagatggtgagcAGGGCTTTCATGAGCACTAAATATTTTAAACCAATTCTTGTAGTAACCCAACAAAGGTGATTGACTATAAATGAGCATAATGTGACCTTTAATAATAAACTCCAAAATTAGGGACGGAAAGCATATCATTGTGTGAACGAGCGCTCTACATTACAGCCACTCCAAGGTGATAGTGGGAGTTAACTTGAATGAGAACTGAACGCCGGAATTCCAACAACTCAGTGAAAGTGATACATTGAATGAAACttgagacagacaggaaggaaTCCTGAATGTTTACACAAAACAATCTCTCTTTGCAAAGTTCATGCTCCAGAAAATAAAGTCATTATATATTGATGTGTATTGTCTCAATTCTCACCAAGCAAAAGATGACACTTGAGAGCTCAACAAAACATCAGATAGGGGTTAACAAGTCTTCCCACTGGATAGTAAACACATATTGGCTTTGATAAAAAAAGTCAACGGTGGTGAGTCAAGCCCTCCCTCACTCAGACATCTGGACACTCTTGTCACACAGTAATTTGAATCCTGTCAGTGAGATGTGTGGGAAGATGCTTGAATATTTGCACAAGAAACCTCCTGTAGAATTTTCATAAGGTAACAACCAAACCTTTGACAGAGGATAAAACAATTTTTGGgcacacattaaaaaggtccagtgtataggatttagtggcatctagtggtgtgGTTAAAGGTTGCAGATTTAGTAAAAAATATGGCTGATAAATGATTTAAGGGTCTTCTACTgtataaacagaaataaatgcaATTGGATGggcttaaaggggctctgtgggaCTTTTGTATTGTGCTAGAAGCTGGgtgtccacagtccagcagctttaagcaacttaaacaaatcaccCACAGGCTCGTGTAGGCAAATGACAGAAGCAGAGGTAAAACTTTTTAAAGTCACGTTACAATCTGTTCACATATAGGCAAcgaaaaaaatgataaataccTGTACATTTATCAAAAGCATATATCCgctttttgtaaacaaaggataataactttaaaacataaaagtatGTTAAGATcacagattaaatgttttgacattCTCTGTGTCATATACATTCTTAGAGTACGAGGAAAGACACATAAATTATATGTTGTGGTCACAGCCCACTCACCTGTCAATGAACTGATCTATGATGACGATGTCTCCTGGCTGAATCTCCTCCCTGAGTGAGCCACAGGCCGTAGTAGCCAATAAATGTGTACAGCCCTCTTCTCTCAGTGCCCAGATGTTGGCCTGGAAGTTCACATTAGACGGCATTATAGTGTGTTGCCTCCCATGCCTGAGTACAGGGAAAAGAGTTATTCATTATACAttgtttgtattgatttttgGGTCAATgtcagaaacataaaaatgcatttaactTGCACTTTGCTATTAGACTGAGTGAATGAATAGTGCTCTGTAAGTTTTAAGGTAAGGTTTTTCCACTAGATGGTGCTAAGAGCTCACATTTTCATAagtcacattttaaagcaaGGTAGAAAACCAAATAATTACCATTTATAACTATATAACTGTAATATATACCATTTCTCACCTTGCAAGAAGCACGCATTCCACGTTTTTTATCTTCCCGAGGATAAGAGCATCGGATGGCTGTCCAAGAAGAGCAGAATAATCCAATTATAGATAAAAACACTACTGTTAGTAAGCCAATACACACCGCTTTATTTGACAAGACAGATATTAGAAG from Sparus aurata chromosome 1, fSpaAur1.1, whole genome shotgun sequence encodes the following:
- the mtap gene encoding S-methyl-5'-thioadenosine phosphorylase, which translates into the protein MASAQPIKIGIIGGSGLDDPDILEGRTERYVDTPYGKPSDALILGKIKNVECVLLARHGRQHTIMPSNVNFQANIWALREEGCTHLLATTACGSLREEIQPGDIVIIDQFIDRTTKRAQTLHDGQPTSPPGVCHIPMAEPFCNRTREVLVEVARTLGIKCHVRGTMLTIEGPRFSSRAESLMFRQWGADVINMTTVPEVILAKEAGLCYASIAMATDYDCWKEHEEAVCVDNVLKTMKENANKASSILLTAIPQISQMDWAQTMKTLKSMAQSSVMLPKH